A DNA window from Ranitomeya imitator isolate aRanImi1 chromosome 2, aRanImi1.pri, whole genome shotgun sequence contains the following coding sequences:
- the LOC138663767 gene encoding oocyte zinc finger protein XlCOF7.1-like: MYRNRDKAEQILHLTLEILFRLTGEDYKIVKKTSSERCQAPMSESWGRLLSPIMGPPPHPLIHDDINDQKILELTNKMIELLTGEVPVRCQDVTVYFSMEEWEYLEGHKDVYKDIMIEVPQPLTSPVLSSKRTTPERCPRPLLPQDCKQEYLNVPQDHQVTDLTRMNTTQTYVRGDEWCEKKIHTDNLPDEYTRRSEGYMIFSDFNSDDRGITATTYKEYDIISDTSPAFHTRELSSGTFQHVLSSDSSQTLEQNISTRSDIKHQRPGVGEKRFSCSVCGACFNQKSSFVRHERSHTGEKPFSCSECGKCFQQKSNLVTHERTHTGEKRYSCSECGKCFTEKSNLIIHMRNHAGEKPFSCPECGKCFIGKSHLVRHHRIHTGEKPFSCSECGKCFRERSNFFRHQKAHKGQKPYSCLECGKCFIYKSHFDRHQLSHTGQ, translated from the exons ATGTATAGGAACAGGGACAAGGCGGAgcagatattacacctcaccctagagatcctctttcggcttactggagag GATTATAaaatagtgaagaagacctctagtgagcgctgtcaggccccaaTGTCTGAGAGTTGGGGAAGActcctgagcccaatcatggggcctccacctcacccactGATACATGATGATATCAATgatcagaagatcctagaactcaccaacaagatgattgagctgctgacaggAGAg GTAcctgtaaggtgtcaggatgtcaccgtgtatttctccatggaggagtgggagtatttagaaggacacaaagatgtgtacaaggacatcatgatagaggttccccagcccctcacatcaccag ttctatccagtaagaggacaacaccagagagatgtccccgtcctcttctcccccaggactgtaaacaagaatatctcaatgttcctcaggatcatcag gttaCAGATCTGACTCGTATGAATACTAcacagacatatgtgaggggtgatgaatgGTGTGAAAAGAAGATTCATACAGATAAcctcccag ATGAATATACCAGAAGGTCAGAGGGATATATGATATTTTCAGATTTTAACTCAGATGATCGTGGTATCACAGCAACTACTTACAAAGAGTATGACATTATCTCAGATACATCACCAGCTTTTCATACTAGAGAACTATCATCTGGTACTTTTCAACATGTCCTATCTTCTGATTCATCACAGACTCTTGAGCAAAATATAAGTACCAGAAGTGATATTAAACATCAAAGACCTGGCGTAGGTGAGAAGCGATTTTCATGCTCAGTATGTGGAgcgtgttttaaccagaaatctagttttgttagacatgagagaagccacacaggggagaagccattctcatgttcagaatgtgggaaatgttttcagcagaaatcaaatcttgttacacatgagagaactcacacaggggaaaagcgatattcctgttctgaatgtgggaaatgttttacagagaaatcaaatcTAATTATACATATGCGAAATCatgcaggggagaagccattttcatgtccagaatgtgggaaatgttttataggaaaatcacatcttgttcgacatcacagaattcacacaggggagaagccattttcttgttcagaatgtggaaaatgttttagagaGAGATCAAATTTTTTCAGACATCAGAAAGCTCACAAAGGGCAGAAGCCATACtcgtgtttggaatgtgggaaatgttttatatacAAATCACATTTTGATAGACATCAGTTATCGCACACAGGGCAGTAG